In Ilumatobacter fluminis, the following proteins share a genomic window:
- a CDS encoding PAS domain-containing protein produces MGSGGTSASMELRAAQVRDMYARLLQGELSGTDALAASQQMLQILMDSMANAVFWKDLNSCYMGCNKVFARFAGVEPNLLVGMSDRDMPWADSQAFSADWFIDWDKHVIETGEPAFGIIEQLRSAAGEERWLQTNKVPLCDLDGRVIGVLGTFEDITNRRRAEEELQRTLDELDERVQQRTAQLVLANESLRREVEDRVRLQAEERLQRAYAEALRDTAAAMTSTLDLDEVLRQVVTGVERVVSADLIAVVLVDADGEIRNANHRASFGYGEVRHERLEGLYSQLSILRRLGVDEGPIIIDEPMDALGAARSTLGARISVADQLMGFLFVESAVHGFYTASHAERLGAVADQAGAAVSNARLARTATEVAAAEERQRLAHELHDAVNQTLWTSALTAESLLRELGDDDPIRERVDRLHRLSRGALSEMRALLLELRPDDLTEVGLDELINYLISALECRRTLQLRVDLANVQLDQDAHHTFYRVAQEALRNVTQHAEATSVEVRLTDGPVVELCVVDDGRGFDVEQVPSGHLGVAIMRERADSIGARLSLDSRVGGGTVVRLVYRRPEGLP; encoded by the coding sequence GTGGGTTCGGGGGGAACCAGCGCTTCGATGGAGCTGCGCGCTGCGCAGGTCCGGGACATGTACGCCCGTCTGTTGCAGGGCGAACTGTCCGGCACCGACGCGCTCGCCGCGAGCCAGCAGATGCTCCAGATCCTCATGGACTCGATGGCGAACGCCGTGTTCTGGAAAGACCTGAACTCGTGCTACATGGGATGCAACAAGGTGTTCGCCCGGTTCGCCGGCGTCGAGCCGAACCTGCTGGTCGGCATGTCCGACCGCGACATGCCGTGGGCCGACAGTCAAGCGTTCAGCGCCGACTGGTTCATCGACTGGGACAAGCACGTCATCGAAACCGGCGAGCCGGCGTTCGGCATCATCGAGCAACTCCGCAGCGCCGCCGGCGAGGAACGTTGGCTCCAGACGAACAAGGTTCCGTTGTGCGACCTCGACGGTCGCGTGATCGGTGTGCTCGGCACGTTCGAGGACATCACGAACCGGCGCCGCGCCGAGGAGGAGCTCCAGCGAACCCTCGACGAACTCGACGAACGAGTGCAGCAGCGCACCGCCCAGCTGGTGCTGGCCAACGAGTCGCTCCGACGTGAGGTCGAGGACCGCGTGCGGCTCCAAGCGGAGGAACGACTCCAGCGGGCGTACGCCGAGGCGTTGCGCGACACCGCTGCGGCGATGACGTCGACACTCGACCTCGACGAAGTGCTTCGTCAGGTCGTCACCGGCGTCGAACGGGTCGTGTCGGCCGACCTGATTGCGGTCGTGCTCGTCGACGCCGACGGTGAGATCCGCAACGCGAACCATCGTGCGAGCTTCGGTTATGGCGAGGTCCGACACGAGCGGCTCGAGGGGCTCTACTCCCAGCTGTCGATCCTGCGCCGGCTCGGTGTCGACGAAGGTCCGATCATCATCGACGAACCGATGGATGCGCTCGGCGCCGCCCGTTCGACGCTCGGTGCCCGGATCAGCGTCGCCGACCAGTTGATGGGTTTCCTGTTCGTCGAGAGCGCCGTGCACGGGTTCTACACCGCGAGCCACGCCGAGCGGCTCGGCGCGGTCGCCGATCAGGCCGGTGCCGCCGTTTCCAACGCCCGGCTGGCACGCACCGCCACCGAGGTCGCGGCGGCCGAGGAGCGGCAACGGCTCGCGCACGAACTCCACGACGCCGTGAACCAGACCTTGTGGACGTCGGCGCTGACCGCCGAGTCGTTGCTGCGCGAACTCGGCGACGACGACCCGATCCGTGAGCGCGTCGACCGGCTCCACCGTCTGTCGCGCGGCGCGCTCTCCGAGATGCGTGCCCTGCTGCTCGAGCTGCGCCCCGACGATCTGACCGAGGTCGGTCTCGACGAACTCATCAACTATCTGATCTCGGCGCTCGAGTGTCGCCGCACGTTGCAGCTGCGCGTCGACCTGGCCAACGTCCAACTCGATCAGGACGCGCACCACACCTTCTACCGCGTGGCACAAGAGGCGCTCCGCAACGTCACCCAGCACGCCGAGGCGACATCGGTCGAGGTCCGCCTCACCGACGGCCCCGTCGTCGAGCTGTGCGTCGTCGACGACGGGCGTGGGTTCGACGTCGAGCAGGTGCCGAGCGGTCATCTCGGCGTCGCGATCATGCGCGAACGCGCCGACTCCATCGGTGCCCGTCTGTCACTCGACAGCCGCGTCGGCGGTGGCACCGTCGTACGCCTCGTCTACCGACGTCCGGAGGGACTTCCATGA
- a CDS encoding response regulator: MIRVVIADDHDLLREGVTACLASTAEIEVVGEASTGEAALELVADLRPDVVVIDMVMPGIGGLEAIRRLRAADDRLGIVALTSFFERSRIQEALDAGANGYLVKSVDTDSLVHAVRNVSLGHDTFSPEVTRALAQRPTTPDGALDMLTARETEIADLVAEGRTNAEIANELSLSIFTVKNHVSNILSKLHAQTRTEAAAMILTARRGAMAEAVAD, encoded by the coding sequence ATGATCCGAGTAGTGATCGCCGACGACCACGACCTGTTGCGTGAAGGCGTCACCGCCTGCCTCGCCTCGACGGCCGAGATCGAGGTGGTCGGCGAGGCGTCCACCGGCGAAGCAGCACTCGAGCTCGTCGCCGACCTGCGACCCGACGTCGTCGTGATCGACATGGTGATGCCCGGCATCGGCGGCCTCGAGGCGATCCGTCGTCTGCGCGCCGCCGACGACCGACTCGGCATCGTGGCCCTGACGAGCTTCTTCGAGCGTTCGCGCATCCAGGAGGCGCTCGACGCCGGCGCGAACGGCTACCTCGTGAAGTCGGTCGACACCGACTCGCTCGTCCATGCGGTCCGCAACGTCTCGCTCGGACACGACACCTTCTCACCCGAGGTGACACGAGCGCTCGCTCAACGTCCGACCACACCCGACGGGGCGCTCGACATGCTCACCGCTCGTGAGACCGAGATCGCCGACCTCGTCGCCGAGGGGCGCACCAATGCCGAGATCGCGAACGAGCTGAGCCTGAGCATCTTCACCGTGAAGAATCACGTGAGCAACATCTTGAGCAAGCTGCACGCGCAGACGCGGACCGAGGCGGCTGCGATGATCCTCACCGCCCGGCGTGGTGCGATGGCCGAGGCCGTCGCCGACTGA
- a CDS encoding branched-chain amino acid ABC transporter permease: MTRSRPLSTWFVWAVGVFVALWVLFIARGTSAGAAVDEPGEFIVTLLDGLTFAGLLFVVASGFTLVFGLMRTVNMAHGSLFLLSAYVAIEIQQSMVGKDRNIEAGDVGILQWVVPLLIGSMVVAVVGIVMQQLLLRWNQGQDLRQALITLAVSVILADQMLAHFGGLAQRVVWPGAVTQFFEIAGERYALSRLFMLALALCVGIALWLWLNHTRMGMVIRAGVDDQEMVRALGINITVVFGVTFFVGAFLAGMGGVMGASFAGVAPGTDGQWLLNSLIVVIVGGLGSIKGAVAGSLLYGMVIAFAPAYLPSDYTFYAIIFTFVLLALVLAVRPYGLFGREA, from the coding sequence GTGACACGATCGCGGCCACTGTCGACGTGGTTCGTCTGGGCGGTCGGCGTCTTCGTGGCCCTCTGGGTGCTGTTCATCGCTCGCGGCACCTCCGCCGGCGCCGCCGTCGACGAGCCCGGTGAGTTCATCGTGACCTTGCTCGACGGGTTGACGTTCGCAGGCCTGCTGTTCGTCGTCGCGTCGGGATTCACGCTCGTGTTCGGCCTGATGCGCACCGTGAACATGGCGCACGGTTCGCTGTTCCTGCTGTCGGCCTACGTGGCGATCGAGATCCAACAGTCGATGGTCGGCAAGGACCGCAACATCGAAGCGGGCGACGTCGGCATCCTCCAATGGGTCGTCCCGTTGCTGATCGGGTCGATGGTCGTCGCCGTCGTCGGCATCGTGATGCAGCAGCTGCTCCTGCGCTGGAACCAGGGCCAAGACCTGCGCCAGGCACTCATCACCCTTGCTGTCTCCGTCATCCTCGCCGACCAGATGTTGGCCCACTTCGGCGGGTTGGCGCAGCGGGTGGTGTGGCCCGGCGCCGTCACCCAGTTCTTCGAGATCGCCGGCGAGCGCTATGCACTCAGCCGACTGTTCATGCTCGCCCTCGCCCTCTGCGTCGGGATCGCCCTCTGGCTCTGGCTGAACCACACCCGCATGGGCATGGTCATCCGCGCCGGTGTCGACGACCAGGAGATGGTCCGGGCGCTCGGCATCAACATCACCGTCGTCTTCGGTGTCACCTTCTTCGTCGGAGCCTTCCTCGCCGGGATGGGCGGCGTCATGGGTGCCTCGTTCGCCGGTGTGGCGCCCGGCACGGACGGTCAGTGGTTGCTCAACTCACTCATCGTCGTCATCGTCGGCGGACTCGGATCGATCAAGGGCGCCGTCGCCGGCTCACTGCTCTACGGCATGGTGATCGCCTTCGCCCCGGCGTATCTGCCGAGTGACTACACCTTCTACGCCATCATCTTCACGTTCGTGCTGCTCGCCCTCGTGCTGGCGGTCCGGCCGTACGGACTGTTCGGACGGGAAGCATGA
- a CDS encoding ABC transporter substrate-binding protein, with the protein MTNHTRRRPLRIAVALAATLSLVAAACGGDDDDAEPADEPAEAEEPADDGDDEPADDGGDEPADDGGDEPADDGGDEPADEGAGGTLKVGILAECEGAFGGFNEDVVAGATLAFVEDGGATPNSTTTALDGFTGANVAGLDIELVGIGCGDDTADRIIQEVRTLVEQEGAEVVIGPLSGDESIAVANYAKDHPEVTFIDGIAGAQETTLQVQAPNYFRFHGDGAQWNAGIGDILHNVAGWETAAVIADDYSFGWTSAAGFIADFCGVGGEVVSRVFPPLGTTDYSSFVQQLPDPDEVDGYFWVVGGTGTNASLEAFVNAKGDLTGDQHAGNLFFSPALASALGPDIAGAYVGGFASYPADIESPEITAYLESADATWESFPAGAAGGEDSPPSVALSFGFGYGYYVAGKALNQALEAVGGDLSDNHSALRAELSSMTLEAPYGDVTLDENRQGIITTYVQQLVLDDESGDVVAETVALIPGVDQSFGGTFSADTPPPDRDNPSCETRDLPWAGNSIPVVDGVPQE; encoded by the coding sequence ATGACCAACCACACCAGGAGGCGTCCGCTGCGCATTGCCGTAGCGCTCGCCGCGACCCTGTCGCTCGTCGCTGCAGCTTGCGGTGGCGACGACGACGACGCCGAACCGGCCGACGAGCCGGCAGAGGCCGAAGAACCCGCCGACGACGGTGACGACGAGCCTGCCGACGACGGTGGCGACGAGCCTGCCGACGACGGTGGCGACGAGCCCGCCGACGACGGTGGCGACGAGCCTGCCGACGAGGGTGCCGGAGGCACGCTCAAGGTCGGCATCCTCGCCGAGTGCGAAGGCGCCTTCGGCGGTTTCAACGAAGACGTCGTCGCCGGTGCGACGCTGGCGTTCGTCGAGGACGGCGGCGCCACGCCCAACTCGACGACCACGGCGCTCGACGGGTTCACCGGCGCCAACGTCGCCGGACTCGACATCGAGCTCGTCGGCATCGGCTGTGGTGACGACACCGCCGACCGGATCATCCAGGAGGTGCGCACCCTCGTCGAACAAGAGGGCGCTGAGGTCGTGATCGGACCGCTGTCGGGCGACGAGTCGATCGCCGTCGCGAACTACGCGAAGGACCACCCCGAGGTCACCTTCATCGACGGCATCGCCGGCGCACAGGAGACGACCCTGCAGGTCCAGGCGCCGAACTACTTCCGCTTCCACGGTGACGGCGCCCAGTGGAACGCCGGCATCGGCGACATCCTGCACAACGTCGCCGGGTGGGAGACCGCTGCGGTCATCGCCGACGACTACAGCTTCGGCTGGACGTCCGCGGCCGGCTTCATCGCCGACTTCTGCGGCGTCGGTGGCGAGGTCGTCTCACGGGTCTTCCCGCCGCTCGGCACGACCGACTACTCGTCCTTCGTCCAGCAGTTACCCGACCCCGACGAGGTCGACGGCTACTTCTGGGTGGTCGGCGGTACCGGCACCAACGCATCGCTGGAGGCGTTCGTCAACGCCAAGGGCGACCTCACGGGCGACCAGCACGCCGGCAACCTGTTCTTCAGCCCGGCCCTGGCGTCGGCACTGGGACCAGATATCGCGGGTGCCTACGTCGGTGGCTTCGCCTCGTACCCGGCCGACATCGAGTCGCCGGAGATCACGGCGTACCTCGAGAGCGCCGATGCGACGTGGGAGAGCTTCCCGGCCGGTGCTGCCGGTGGTGAGGACAGCCCGCCGTCGGTCGCCCTCAGCTTCGGGTTCGGCTACGGGTACTACGTCGCCGGCAAGGCACTGAACCAGGCCCTCGAAGCCGTCGGTGGCGACCTGTCCGACAATCACTCGGCGCTTCGTGCCGAGCTGTCGAGCATGACCCTGGAGGCCCCGTACGGCGACGTCACCCTCGACGAGAACCGTCAGGGCATCATCACCACCTACGTGCAGCAGCTCGTTCTCGACGACGAGTCCGGCGACGTCGTGGCCGAGACGGTCGCACTCATCCCGGGTGTCGATCAGAGCTTCGGCGGCACGTTCAGCGCCGATACGCCGCCGCCCGACCGCGACAACCCGTCGTGCGAGACCCGCGACCTGCCGTGGGCCGGCAACTCCATCCCGGTCGTCGACGGCGTCCCCCAGGAGTGA
- a CDS encoding branched-chain amino acid ABC transporter permease, with product MSRSPRDIAVALTAIVLIALPLFGSDFFVSFVMTRTVMLGLAASTIAFLSAYGGMVSLAQLLMFGIAGFMVGNAVGEAGSKGMKLGWHPWVAVVFALVVTTAVALLLGALSARTSGIYFLMLTMTYAVIGFYFFGQVTTFSGFGGITGIDPPGLFDGHPTRLYYAAVVLSIVAYVGLRYVSTTPFGMALQGVRDDPVRMSSLGFNVALHRTLAFALAGFVAGVAGVLNIWWNGQIDPTSISIGPTLDLLIIAVIGGIAHLEGAWLGAFVFVMANNYMRNLPFADTIGLTEARFNTVVGLVVLLVMLLSPDGLVGIAVRCRDWMARFRRSDDAAPQPPDAQLATADGGPTGRSAVPSHNTEGSIR from the coding sequence ATGAGCCGCTCACCGCGCGACATCGCCGTCGCACTGACCGCGATCGTCCTGATCGCACTGCCGTTGTTCGGCTCCGACTTCTTCGTGTCGTTCGTGATGACCCGCACCGTGATGCTCGGCCTCGCGGCGTCGACCATCGCCTTCTTGTCGGCGTACGGCGGCATGGTCTCGCTCGCCCAGCTGCTGATGTTCGGGATCGCCGGCTTCATGGTCGGCAATGCCGTCGGCGAGGCCGGCTCGAAGGGCATGAAGCTCGGCTGGCACCCGTGGGTCGCCGTGGTGTTCGCGCTCGTCGTCACCACGGCCGTCGCCCTGCTGCTCGGCGCACTGTCGGCCCGCACGAGCGGCATCTACTTCTTGATGCTGACGATGACCTACGCCGTCATCGGTTTCTACTTCTTCGGACAGGTGACCACGTTCTCGGGGTTCGGTGGCATCACCGGCATCGACCCGCCCGGTTTGTTCGACGGGCACCCGACCCGGCTCTACTACGCCGCGGTCGTGTTGTCGATCGTCGCCTACGTCGGGCTGCGGTACGTGTCGACGACACCGTTCGGCATGGCGCTGCAAGGCGTCCGTGACGATCCGGTTCGCATGTCGTCGCTCGGCTTCAACGTCGCGTTGCACCGCACCCTGGCGTTCGCACTGGCGGGCTTCGTGGCCGGCGTCGCCGGCGTGCTGAACATCTGGTGGAACGGCCAGATCGACCCGACGTCGATCTCGATCGGTCCCACGCTCGACCTGCTGATCATCGCGGTGATCGGCGGCATCGCCCATCTCGAAGGCGCCTGGCTCGGCGCGTTCGTGTTCGTGATGGCCAACAACTACATGAGGAATCTGCCGTTCGCCGACACGATCGGGCTGACCGAGGCCCGCTTCAACACCGTCGTCGGCCTCGTCGTCCTGCTGGTGATGCTGCTGTCGCCCGACGGCCTCGTCGGCATCGCCGTCCGCTGCCGCGACTGGATGGCCCGATTCCGCCGCTCGGACGACGCTGCACCGCAGCCGCCCGACGCACAGCTCGCGACCGCCGATGGCGGTCCGACGGGGCGCTCCGCCGTCCCATCTCACAACACGGAGGGGAGTATCCGATGA